A single Pedobacter sp. PACM 27299 DNA region contains:
- the rpsR gene encoding 30S ribosomal protein S18: MAKDQIQYVTAPKVDDNRKKYCRFKKNGIKYIDYKDANFLLKFINDQGKILPRRLTGTSLKFQRKVAQAVKRSRHIGLLPFVADQLK; encoded by the coding sequence ATGGCTAAAGATCAAATACAATATGTTACTGCTCCAAAAGTGGACGATAACAGAAAAAAATATTGCCGTTTCAAAAAGAACGGAATTAAATATATTGATTACAAAGACGCAAACTTTTTGTTAAAGTTCATCAATGACCAAGGTAAAATTTTACCTCGCCGTTTAACCGGTACTTCATTGAAATTCCAACGCAAAGTGGCACAAGCGGTAAAACGCTCACGTCATATTGGTTTGTTACCTTTTGTTGCTGACCAATTAAAATAG
- a CDS encoding outer membrane beta-barrel protein — protein MKRFFLFLMMAIPAIGMAQSNFQKGYLVTNTGDTLKGYIDYREGLKTPTTFIFKTELNSAAPKTYTLNDCTAWHIDDMASYQRFLVDISLGSVEISKISSLVDTSSRRDTVFLQVLQTGPNVTLYAYVDRIKTRFYILDKGDTLPTELVMQLYYRDDESGKLLTNLRYARQLSSLMQKYDKLSPPNERRLATLKYKEDELIKVATLINGQERIKSKYQQFRWFAGLSLDMANTKFRGETPLASSDAKSKTSFSPMFSGGVDLFVNPAIRRLLFRIEMAFVKSNSEVTSPAGGNSFDQLNFIFSPSISYHIYNADHLKVFVSAGAGLNYSKVSNLVNFSYEKEILTDDRRKVAVPLDLEKFYLTIPINAGMVLNKRIELLAGYSIPTSMTSYVYYSAERQRFRVGLNYLFGKH, from the coding sequence ATGAAGCGCTTTTTTCTTTTCTTAATGATGGCCATTCCTGCCATTGGAATGGCTCAGTCTAATTTCCAAAAAGGGTACTTAGTGACAAATACGGGAGATACCCTTAAAGGATATATTGATTATAGAGAAGGATTAAAAACTCCTACTACATTCATTTTTAAAACTGAATTAAATTCAGCAGCCCCTAAGACTTACACGTTAAACGATTGTACAGCCTGGCACATTGATGATATGGCATCCTACCAACGTTTTCTGGTAGACATCAGTTTAGGTTCAGTTGAAATTTCTAAAATTTCATCCCTGGTGGATACTTCATCAAGAAGAGATACCGTCTTTCTACAAGTATTGCAGACAGGGCCGAATGTGACTCTATATGCCTATGTGGATCGCATCAAAACCAGGTTTTATATCTTAGATAAAGGTGATACCCTTCCTACAGAATTAGTGATGCAGTTGTATTATAGAGATGATGAATCTGGAAAGCTCCTCACAAACCTGAGGTATGCCCGTCAGTTATCAAGCCTGATGCAAAAGTATGATAAGTTATCACCTCCAAATGAACGCAGACTGGCGACATTAAAATATAAAGAAGATGAGCTCATCAAGGTCGCGACTTTAATTAATGGACAGGAGAGGATTAAGTCTAAGTATCAGCAATTCAGGTGGTTTGCTGGACTTAGTCTGGATATGGCAAATACCAAGTTCCGCGGGGAAACTCCACTGGCATCATCAGATGCAAAATCAAAAACATCTTTCTCACCAATGTTTAGCGGTGGTGTTGATTTATTTGTAAACCCTGCAATCCGAAGGCTGTTATTTCGCATAGAAATGGCTTTCGTAAAGAGTAACAGTGAAGTAACCAGCCCTGCAGGAGGAAACTCCTTTGATCAGTTGAATTTTATATTCAGCCCTTCCATATCTTATCATATTTATAATGCTGATCATCTTAAGGTTTTTGTGAGTGCAGGAGCAGGCTTGAATTATTCAAAAGTCAGTAATCTGGTGAATTTCAGCTATGAAAAGGAGATCCTGACTGATGATAGAAGAAAAGTTGCGGTTCCGCTCGACCTGGAAAAGTTTTACTTAACCATTCCTATTAATGCAGGAATGGTGCTGAATAAAAGAATCGAATTGCTGGCTGGTTATAGCATTCCTACTTCCATGACTAGCTACGTTTATTATAGTGCAGAGCGACAAAGATTTCGTGTCGGCCTTAACTATCTGTTTGGTAAACACTAA
- a CDS encoding LacI family DNA-binding transcriptional regulator, with protein MSKKVSIKDIAKLTNTSITTVSFVLNGKGHISKEISKKILDTAKEIGYEPNRMAIGLRTGVSKVIGLVVENIGGPFFGEMSKVIEAEAEKSGYRIIYCSTDNQVNKGKEAIRMLTQQLVDGYIITPFKGLEEEVLKLIDQGKPVVLVDGYFPGLNISHVLVDNYNSVLKAVNCFIEGGYRNIGFVTSDLDLIQLDERLSGYKSALISNGIKENPALIFKLPYLLDKSEGLKQIKTFINTHPEMDAILFTTNYLGVMGIICVKELGLHIPQDLAFISFDDTEIFSVYPPGITTIQQPVYQIAKYGIDILLSQMKGSTPENAATKLQIASNLIERGSTVAKNES; from the coding sequence ATGAGCAAGAAGGTTTCTATTAAAGACATCGCAAAATTAACCAATACGTCGATTACCACGGTTTCCTTTGTTTTAAATGGCAAAGGGCATATCAGTAAAGAGATCAGCAAGAAAATTCTGGATACTGCCAAAGAGATCGGCTATGAACCCAATAGGATGGCAATTGGTCTCCGAACCGGTGTTTCTAAAGTAATTGGTCTGGTGGTAGAAAATATTGGTGGACCGTTTTTCGGGGAGATGAGCAAGGTGATCGAGGCAGAGGCAGAAAAATCTGGCTACCGCATCATCTATTGCAGCACAGATAACCAAGTTAATAAAGGGAAAGAAGCCATCCGTATGCTGACCCAGCAATTGGTAGACGGCTATATCATTACACCTTTTAAAGGGCTGGAAGAAGAAGTATTGAAACTTATTGATCAGGGTAAACCCGTGGTGCTGGTAGATGGATATTTTCCCGGTCTTAACATTTCCCACGTGCTGGTCGACAATTATAACAGCGTGCTTAAAGCAGTCAATTGTTTTATTGAAGGAGGATATAGAAATATAGGTTTTGTGACTTCAGATCTGGATTTGATTCAATTGGACGAACGTTTGTCTGGCTATAAAAGCGCTTTAATCAGCAATGGGATCAAAGAAAATCCAGCGTTGATTTTTAAACTACCCTATCTCCTGGATAAATCAGAAGGACTGAAACAAATTAAAACATTTATAAACACACATCCCGAAATGGATGCCATTCTGTTCACCACAAATTATCTCGGGGTGATGGGCATCATCTGCGTTAAAGAATTGGGACTGCACATTCCTCAGGATCTGGCCTTTATTAGCTTTGACGATACAGAGATATTCAGTGTTTACCCCCCTGGAATTACGACGATTCAACAGCCCGTTTACCAAATTGCAAAATATGGCATTGATATTTTACTCTCTCAAATGAAGGGGAGTACGCCAGAAAATGCTGCAACGAAATTGCAGATCGCATCAAACCTTATAGAAAGAGGCTCAACGGTTGCAAAAAACGAATCTTAA
- a CDS encoding (Fe-S)-binding protein: MSEQLNFEVPTMAEMIAKGEEPEILFWVGCAGSYDERAQKTTRDICKILHHVGIKYAVLGTEESCTGDPAKRAGNEFLFQMQAMTNIEVLNGYNIKKIVTGCPHCFNTIKNEYPGLGGSYEVIHHTQLIQDLINDGKLKAEGGESFKGKKITYHDPCYLGRGNDVYEAPRKALEVLDAQLVEMKRCKSNGLCCGAGGAQMFKEPEKGNKDINIERIEEALETQPQVIAASCPFCMTMLSDGVKMKDQDQNVQVLDIAEITARANGL, translated from the coding sequence ATGAGCGAGCAACTAAATTTTGAAGTGCCTACAATGGCAGAAATGATAGCGAAAGGCGAAGAACCAGAAATCCTTTTTTGGGTAGGCTGTGCTGGAAGTTATGATGAAAGGGCGCAAAAAACCACTCGTGATATATGTAAGATCCTGCACCATGTAGGCATCAAATATGCCGTTTTGGGAACGGAAGAAAGTTGTACAGGAGATCCGGCAAAACGCGCAGGAAATGAGTTTCTTTTCCAAATGCAGGCCATGACCAATATTGAGGTACTGAATGGCTACAATATTAAAAAGATTGTAACCGGATGTCCTCATTGCTTCAATACCATTAAAAACGAATACCCGGGATTAGGCGGCAGCTACGAAGTGATCCACCATACTCAATTGATACAAGATCTGATCAACGATGGAAAACTTAAAGCGGAAGGCGGAGAGAGTTTCAAAGGTAAAAAGATTACTTATCATGACCCTTGTTATTTAGGCCGCGGAAATGATGTATATGAAGCACCTCGTAAAGCGTTGGAAGTACTTGATGCGCAGTTAGTGGAAATGAAACGCTGCAAATCTAACGGATTATGCTGTGGTGCCGGTGGTGCACAGATGTTCAAAGAGCCTGAAAAAGGGAATAAAGACATCAATATCGAAAGAATTGAAGAAGCATTGGAAACGCAGCCACAAGTGATCGCGGCTTCTTGCCCGTTCTGTATGACCATGCTGAGTGACGGTGTAAAAATGAAAGATCAGGATCAAAACGTACAAGTATTAGACATTGCAGAAATTACCGCCAGAGCGAATGGCCTATAA
- a CDS encoding 4Fe-4S dicluster domain-containing protein, which yields MVLQILFIAITLAAVALFSYNLKKVIRNIRIGKAADRTDQPQKRFMTMVKVALGQTKMFFRPVPAFLHLIVYAGFIIINIEVLEIMIDGIFGTHRIFGGLGPIYNFLIGSFEILALGVWLGCAVFLIRRNVLKLKRFSGVEMKGWPKSDANYILITEILLMTAFLLMNAADAKLQAMAASHYTVAGSFPVSQYLTNLLPNSEGALIAIERGCWWFHIIGILAFLNYLPYSKHFHILFAFPNTYFSNLEPKGEFSNMQSVTNEVKAMLDPSFSPPEAEPGRFGAKDVNDLSWVNLMNAYTCTECGRCTSVCPANITGKLLSPRKIMMDTRDRLEEVGKNIDKTGNGFDDGKSLIDSYISREEIWACTSCNACTDACPINIDPLAIITELRRFAVMEESQAPASINAMLGNIENNGAPWKYSPADRLNWAKKS from the coding sequence ATGGTGTTACAAATCCTATTTATAGCAATTACACTGGCAGCAGTAGCCTTGTTCAGTTATAATTTAAAGAAAGTGATCCGCAATATCCGTATAGGGAAAGCGGCAGATCGCACTGATCAACCTCAAAAAAGGTTTATGACCATGGTCAAAGTAGCCCTCGGACAAACAAAAATGTTCTTCCGTCCGGTTCCTGCTTTTCTGCACCTGATCGTTTATGCAGGATTTATCATCATCAATATCGAAGTATTAGAGATCATGATTGATGGAATTTTCGGTACACACCGGATTTTTGGTGGCCTTGGGCCAATCTATAACTTTTTAATTGGGTCCTTTGAAATTCTGGCTTTAGGCGTATGGTTAGGCTGTGCAGTATTCCTGATCAGAAGAAATGTGCTCAAATTAAAAAGGTTCAGTGGTGTGGAGATGAAGGGATGGCCTAAGTCTGATGCCAACTATATTTTGATCACAGAGATCTTATTGATGACTGCCTTCTTATTAATGAATGCAGCAGATGCAAAATTACAGGCCATGGCTGCCTCACATTATACAGTAGCGGGATCTTTTCCGGTGAGCCAGTACCTGACGAACTTATTGCCAAACTCGGAAGGCGCACTGATTGCGATAGAAAGAGGCTGCTGGTGGTTCCATATCATTGGAATATTAGCCTTCCTGAATTACCTTCCCTACTCGAAACACTTCCACATTTTATTCGCATTTCCAAATACCTATTTCTCCAACCTGGAGCCTAAAGGGGAATTCAGCAATATGCAGAGTGTGACTAATGAGGTAAAAGCCATGCTGGACCCTTCATTTAGCCCACCGGAGGCAGAACCAGGCAGATTTGGCGCTAAAGATGTGAATGACCTGAGCTGGGTAAACCTGATGAATGCCTACACCTGTACAGAATGTGGCAGATGTACTTCTGTATGTCCGGCAAATATTACCGGAAAGCTATTGTCGCCAAGGAAAATCATGATGGATACCCGTGACCGCCTTGAAGAAGTAGGAAAAAACATTGACAAAACAGGGAATGGATTTGATGATGGAAAGTCGTTAATTGACTCTTACATCAGTAGAGAAGAAATATGGGCCTGTACCAGCTGTAATGCCTGTACAGATGCCTGTCCAATCAACATTGATCCATTGGCCATCATTACCGAACTGAGAAGGTTTGCGGTAATGGAAGAATCTCAGGCTCCGGCCAGCATTAATGCCATGCTGGGTAACATTGAGAATAATGGTGCGCCATGGAAATATTCTCCGGCCGACAGGTTGAACTGGGCCAAGAAAAGTTAA
- the rpsF gene encoding 30S ribosomal protein S6 — translation MNQYETVIVLTPLLSEEVAKEALAKFSKIITDSGAEIVQEDNWGLRKLAYPIEKKASGFFHLTEYKSSGELVSKLELELKRDERVLRFLTIRLDRHAVAYNEKKRSGAFNKKPKKEEVAG, via the coding sequence ATGAATCAGTACGAAACTGTTATCGTTCTAACCCCGTTGTTATCAGAAGAGGTTGCTAAAGAGGCATTAGCCAAATTCAGCAAAATCATCACTGATAGCGGAGCCGAGATTGTTCAAGAGGACAATTGGGGTTTGAGAAAATTAGCGTATCCGATTGAAAAGAAAGCAAGCGGATTCTTCCACCTTACAGAATACAAATCTTCAGGTGAATTAGTAAGTAAATTGGAATTAGAACTAAAACGTGATGAGCGTGTTCTACGTTTCCTTACCATTAGATTAGATCGTCATGCGGTTGCGTATAATGAGAAGAAACGCAGTGGTGCTTTTAACAAAAAACCTAAGAAAGAGGAGGTTGCAGGATAA
- the mtgA gene encoding monofunctional biosynthetic peptidoglycan transglycosylase has product MATKKRNPRKTKSPLFQKITRIVTKVFLWFLMVSVLWVLFYRFVNPPITLLMVQRNIERKADGKPYKMEKKWVDFDQISDNMKRAAVSAEDQLFLKHIGFDVKAIEKAFAANQKGKKIKGGSTISQQTAKNVFLWPGRSWIRKGFEAYFTLLIEIFWSKERILEVYLNVIEMGDGIYGAEAASQAYYGKSCTKLSRAQAALIAACFPNPIRWSPKHATPYIRHRQYLIMKNMRRLGPLDF; this is encoded by the coding sequence ATGGCAACTAAGAAACGCAACCCTCGTAAAACTAAATCCCCTTTATTTCAAAAGATCACCCGCATAGTTACCAAAGTATTTCTTTGGTTTTTGATGGTATCTGTGCTCTGGGTATTGTTTTATCGATTTGTGAATCCGCCCATCACCCTGTTGATGGTCCAAAGGAATATCGAGCGTAAAGCCGATGGTAAGCCTTATAAAATGGAAAAGAAATGGGTAGACTTTGATCAGATTTCAGACAACATGAAAAGGGCTGCTGTATCTGCAGAAGATCAACTTTTTCTAAAACACATCGGCTTCGACGTAAAAGCGATCGAGAAGGCTTTTGCTGCCAATCAAAAAGGTAAAAAGATTAAGGGAGGAAGTACGATTTCTCAGCAAACTGCCAAAAATGTATTCCTATGGCCCGGCCGCTCCTGGATCCGTAAGGGTTTTGAAGCTTATTTTACTTTGCTCATCGAAATCTTTTGGAGCAAAGAGCGCATATTAGAAGTCTACCTTAATGTGATAGAAATGGGAGATGGGATTTATGGTGCCGAAGCCGCTTCACAGGCTTATTATGGAAAATCCTGTACTAAGCTGAGCAGGGCACAGGCTGCATTAATTGCCGCGTGTTTTCCAAATCCTATCCGCTGGTCACCGAAACATGCAACTCCCTATATTCGCCACAGACAATACCTGATCATGAAGAATATGCGCAGATTAGGTCCGCTTGATTTCTAG
- a CDS encoding LLM class flavin-dependent oxidoreductase — protein MKKELTSIPYSVLDLATVIEGKTPADTFKNSLDLAQHAENWGYYRYWLAEHHNMISVASSATSVVIGHIAGGTKTIRVGSGGIMLPNHSPLVIAEQFGTLESLYPGRIDLGLGRAPGTDQVTAMAIRGERMNAANSFPQDVLKLQAYFSAENSNSSVRAIPGEGLAIPIWILGSSTDSARLAAALGLPYAFASHFAPAQFMAAIQIYRQNFKPSEHLKEPYVLACVNVVAADTDAEANKIVTSLYQLFRGIVTGKRMLLQPPVDNMDEIWTEYEEEQAGQMLACTFTGNKATIANDLQQFLDQTQVNEIMATSHIFDHQARLKSYKLLSEVFKGI, from the coding sequence ATGAAGAAAGAACTGACTTCCATCCCATATTCTGTATTGGATCTGGCTACTGTTATAGAGGGGAAAACTCCTGCTGATACTTTTAAAAATAGTTTAGACCTCGCGCAGCATGCGGAAAACTGGGGTTATTATCGATATTGGCTGGCCGAACATCATAATATGATCAGCGTAGCTAGCTCTGCAACCTCTGTCGTGATCGGACACATTGCTGGTGGAACAAAGACGATCAGAGTAGGATCTGGTGGTATTATGCTGCCAAACCACTCTCCATTGGTGATTGCTGAGCAGTTCGGTACACTAGAGTCTTTGTACCCGGGAAGAATTGACCTCGGATTAGGAAGAGCGCCCGGTACTGATCAGGTAACTGCAATGGCGATTCGCGGCGAAAGGATGAATGCTGCCAATAGCTTCCCTCAGGATGTATTGAAACTGCAAGCGTATTTCTCTGCCGAGAATAGCAATAGCAGCGTCAGGGCTATTCCAGGTGAAGGATTAGCTATCCCAATCTGGATCCTGGGTTCGAGCACCGATAGTGCACGTTTGGCTGCCGCTTTAGGTTTACCTTATGCCTTTGCAAGTCATTTCGCACCTGCACAATTCATGGCAGCTATTCAGATTTATAGACAAAACTTTAAACCTTCGGAGCATTTAAAAGAACCGTATGTGTTGGCTTGTGTCAATGTAGTTGCTGCGGATACTGATGCAGAAGCGAATAAAATAGTCACCTCATTGTACCAGCTGTTCAGAGGAATCGTAACCGGAAAACGAATGCTTTTACAACCTCCTGTAGATAATATGGATGAGATTTGGACGGAATATGAAGAAGAACAGGCTGGGCAGATGTTAGCTTGTACTTTTACAGGTAATAAAGCGACAATTGCTAATGATTTACAGCAGTTTTTAGATCAGACTCAGGTCAATGAGATCATGGCTACTTCTCATATTTTTGACCATCAGGCAAGATTAAAGTCCTATAAATTGCTTTCGGAAGTTTTTAAAGGGATTTAA
- the rplI gene encoding 50S ribosomal protein L9 produces MEIILKQDIKSLGEKDDIVNVKPGYGRNYLIPQGFGQLATPSAKKVLAENLKQAAFKQDKIKKDADGIAARLVDVKLTIGAKAGETGKIFGAVNTIMISDALKQQGFDVDRRRITFETEPKFVGEYVANLNLHKEVKVKVPFEVVAE; encoded by the coding sequence ATGGAAATTATTTTAAAACAAGATATCAAATCCCTAGGGGAGAAAGACGATATCGTTAATGTAAAGCCAGGATACGGTCGTAACTACTTAATCCCTCAAGGATTCGGTCAGTTGGCTACTCCTTCAGCGAAAAAAGTATTAGCAGAAAACTTGAAACAAGCTGCTTTTAAACAAGATAAAATTAAGAAAGATGCTGATGGTATCGCTGCACGTCTAGTAGATGTGAAGTTAACTATCGGTGCTAAAGCTGGTGAAACAGGAAAGATTTTTGGTGCAGTAAACACTATTATGATTTCTGATGCATTGAAACAACAAGGTTTTGATGTTGACCGTCGCCGCATCACTTTCGAAACTGAACCTAAATTTGTTGGTGAATACGTAGCCAACTTAAACTTACACAAAGAAGTGAAAGTTAAAGTTCCTTTCGAAGTTGTAGCTGAGTAA
- a CDS encoding isoaspartyl peptidase/L-asparaginase family protein encodes MMKYKINYLLSCLLLFFCSTVCGQQKYVMVIHGGAGTILKKNMSPEKEAAYVADLTKSLQAGYNAIKAGKSSLDAVEAAIHVMEDSPLFNAGKGAVFTHDGRNEMDAAVMDGKTLMAGAVAGVTLIKNPISAARAVMEKSEHVMMVGPGAEAFAKQVKLEIVDPKYFFTKERWDGLQKAIQQDSVKAVLDHGSKKTEKLGTQNRDYKFGTVGTVALDKAGNLAAGTSTGGMTNKKYGRVGDAPIIGAGTYANNATAGISCTGWGEFYIRNVVAHDISAMMEYKNMTVAEASNAALEKVGKMGGDGGLIAMDQQGHVAMPFNTAGMYRGTVTADGKIEVFIYK; translated from the coding sequence ATGATGAAATATAAAATAAACTATCTTTTATCTTGCTTGCTGCTCTTTTTTTGTAGCACAGTTTGCGGACAACAGAAATATGTAATGGTGATTCATGGCGGTGCAGGAACTATCCTGAAAAAGAACATGAGCCCTGAAAAGGAAGCGGCTTATGTTGCTGATTTAACGAAGTCTCTACAGGCTGGGTACAACGCGATCAAAGCAGGTAAATCAAGTCTGGATGCTGTAGAAGCAGCGATTCACGTGATGGAAGATTCTCCTTTATTTAATGCAGGTAAAGGGGCTGTTTTTACCCATGATGGTAGAAATGAAATGGACGCCGCGGTAATGGATGGCAAAACATTGATGGCCGGAGCTGTTGCAGGAGTAACCCTGATCAAAAATCCGATTAGTGCCGCAAGGGCAGTGATGGAGAAATCTGAGCATGTGATGATGGTGGGGCCAGGTGCTGAAGCTTTTGCTAAACAGGTAAAGCTGGAAATCGTGGATCCTAAGTACTTCTTTACTAAAGAACGTTGGGATGGCTTACAAAAGGCGATCCAGCAGGATTCTGTGAAAGCGGTTCTGGATCATGGCAGTAAGAAAACTGAAAAATTGGGAACCCAAAATAGAGATTATAAATTCGGTACAGTGGGTACTGTGGCATTAGATAAAGCAGGGAATCTCGCTGCAGGAACTTCTACCGGTGGCATGACCAATAAAAAGTACGGCAGGGTAGGAGATGCACCAATTATCGGTGCAGGAACTTATGCAAATAATGCGACAGCAGGAATTTCCTGCACTGGCTGGGGAGAGTTTTATATAAGAAATGTAGTTGCCCATGATATTTCAGCCATGATGGAATATAAAAACATGACCGTGGCAGAGGCCTCAAATGCAGCCCTGGAAAAAGTGGGTAAAATGGGTGGAGATGGAGGTTTAATTGCCATGGATCAACAAGGACATGTGGCTATGCCTTTCAATACTGCAGGGATGTATCGTGGTACGGTTACTGCAGACGGAAAAATAGAGGTATTCATCTATAAATAA
- a CDS encoding MBL fold metallo-hydrolase produces MAYNPLSIASLNSGSNGNCYYVGNDEDAILVDAGLSCRETEKRMSRLGLSMDKVRAIFISHEHTDHIKGLSVLSKKFNLPVYISLGTLKGCKFELRPDLIRSLPSHEAIIVGNLSIKGFPKIHDASEPYSFMVSYGEVNIGIFTDLGAVCEQLTHYFKQCHAAFLETNYDEDLLSKSAYPYFLKQRISGGRGHLSNKQALELFTTHKPSFMSHLLLSHLSKDNNCPELVASLFKEHALETEIIVASRYVETAVYTISEPVAVHSF; encoded by the coding sequence ATGGCCTATAACCCACTTTCTATTGCCTCCTTAAATTCAGGGAGTAATGGCAATTGCTATTACGTCGGCAACGACGAGGATGCGATCCTTGTAGATGCCGGACTGTCTTGCAGGGAGACAGAAAAGAGAATGTCAAGATTGGGTTTGAGCATGGATAAAGTGAGGGCGATTTTCATTTCTCATGAGCACACAGATCACATCAAAGGGCTCTCTGTGCTTTCTAAAAAATTCAACTTACCCGTATACATTAGCCTTGGCACTTTAAAGGGCTGTAAATTTGAGCTTAGGCCTGATTTAATAAGATCTTTACCAAGTCATGAGGCCATTATTGTAGGCAACTTATCCATTAAAGGTTTCCCTAAAATACATGATGCTTCAGAGCCTTATAGTTTTATGGTTTCCTATGGAGAGGTAAATATTGGCATTTTTACTGATCTTGGAGCCGTTTGCGAGCAGCTGACTCATTATTTTAAGCAATGTCATGCTGCTTTTCTGGAAACCAATTACGACGAAGATTTACTAAGTAAAAGTGCTTATCCTTATTTCCTAAAACAAAGGATCAGTGGAGGAAGAGGTCACTTGTCCAATAAGCAAGCTCTGGAACTCTTTACCACACATAAACCTAGTTTTATGAGCCATCTGCTCCTTTCCCATCTTTCGAAAGATAATAATTGTCCGGAGTTGGTGGCCAGTTTATTTAAGGAACATGCGCTCGAAACAGAGATCATTGTAGCCTCCAGGTATGTAGAAACTGCAGTATATACTATTTCTGAACCTGTAGCTGTCCATTCATTTTAA